In Desulfomonile tiedjei DSM 6799, a genomic segment contains:
- a CDS encoding thiolase family protein: MTDVVIVSACRTAIGAFGGTLRDMHGAKIASVPMKAAVDRAGISPEIIDDVRFGCCLNPTDAMNVTRIGALMAGIPESVPAATINRVCISGMEATLSGAAMIKAGAADVILSGGVEHMSGVPYTLENARWGMRMGNGVAVDAMQTGLHCGSHLLPYPQDGPVEFFRGKPYIMGHTAEFVALKLGISRQEQDEIALRSHNNVERATQDGSFAEEIVPISVPQRRGDPKIFDKDEHFRPGLTMEALARLQPVFIPKTGTVTAGNASGINDGAAAMVLMSEERAKSEGLTPLAKIKAVGMGACDPTIMGLSPVPAVQNLLKRSGIALKDFELIELNEAFAAQYLGCERELGLNRDITNLNGSGIGLGHPVGCTGARLIVSLIHALKKKNKSLGLATLCGGGGVSMACAIEMI, encoded by the coding sequence ATGACAGACGTGGTAATCGTGTCCGCTTGCCGCACGGCGATAGGTGCGTTTGGCGGCACTTTGCGCGATATGCACGGTGCGAAAATTGCCAGCGTGCCGATGAAGGCTGCTGTGGATCGCGCAGGGATATCTCCGGAAATCATTGACGATGTTCGATTCGGATGCTGCTTGAATCCTACCGATGCAATGAATGTTACGCGTATCGGCGCTCTCATGGCCGGGATTCCGGAATCCGTTCCGGCTGCGACGATTAATAGAGTGTGCATTTCCGGGATGGAAGCGACTCTGTCAGGTGCGGCGATGATCAAAGCCGGTGCAGCCGATGTCATCCTCTCCGGTGGTGTGGAACACATGTCCGGCGTTCCTTATACCCTGGAAAATGCCCGATGGGGAATGCGCATGGGGAATGGCGTTGCCGTGGACGCTATGCAAACCGGCCTTCATTGCGGTTCTCATTTGTTGCCGTATCCGCAGGACGGGCCCGTGGAATTCTTCAGGGGTAAGCCCTACATCATGGGACATACGGCAGAGTTTGTGGCTCTCAAACTGGGGATCTCGCGACAGGAACAGGACGAGATCGCTCTCAGGAGTCACAATAATGTGGAACGCGCCACACAGGACGGCTCCTTTGCGGAAGAAATCGTTCCTATCAGCGTCCCTCAGAGAAGGGGAGATCCCAAGATTTTCGATAAAGACGAACACTTCCGACCCGGCCTGACCATGGAAGCTCTCGCCAGGTTACAGCCGGTTTTCATTCCCAAGACAGGAACTGTTACTGCCGGAAACGCAAGCGGCATCAATGACGGCGCAGCGGCCATGGTGCTTATGTCCGAAGAACGCGCCAAGAGCGAGGGCCTGACTCCTCTTGCAAAGATAAAAGCCGTCGGCATGGGCGCATGCGATCCCACAATTATGGGACTGAGCCCTGTGCCGGCTGTTCAGAATCTGCTCAAACGTTCGGGAATAGCCCTGAAAGATTTCGAGTTGATAGAGCTCAACGAAGCGTTCGCCGCTCAATACCTCGGATGCGAACGGGAACTCGGACTCAATCGAGACATAACGAATCTGAACGGTTCCGGAATCGGTCTCGGGCACCCTGTGGGTTGCACGGGAGCACGTCTGATAGTCAGTCTCATTCATGCACTGAAGAAGAAAAACAAGAGCCTGGGACTTGCCACACTTTGTGGAGGAGGCGGAGTCTCCATGGCATGCGCCATTGAAATGATCTGA
- the dapF gene encoding diaminopimelate epimerase — protein MEVSFLKMHGTMNDFVIFHDLNDTVSLAGDQVAKLCDRRAGVGADGVIVVRQSSIADFFMDYINADGSLAEMCGNGIRCLAKYVYEKGLTAKMRLPVETRSGVKILDLIPGPDGTIGKIKVDMGAPVFDPERIPAAVKHEPPVIDLPIEAEGRLFHATLVSMGNPHCVIFVDEDPAPLPQRYGPSLEKHALFPAKTNVEFIRVIDRTRLEMRVWERGSGETYSCGTGACAAAVAANLKGLTESSATVELLGGELEIEWKGSSNPVIMTGSAVVVFDGKITI, from the coding sequence ATGGAAGTATCTTTCCTCAAAATGCACGGCACTATGAACGATTTCGTCATTTTTCACGACCTGAACGATACTGTGAGTCTCGCTGGTGACCAGGTCGCCAAATTATGCGATCGGCGGGCCGGAGTCGGAGCAGACGGAGTTATCGTAGTCAGACAATCAAGTATAGCCGATTTCTTCATGGATTACATCAACGCGGACGGCTCCCTTGCGGAAATGTGCGGGAACGGAATACGCTGTCTGGCAAAATATGTTTATGAGAAGGGACTCACTGCAAAAATGCGGTTACCCGTCGAAACGAGATCCGGAGTAAAAATACTCGATCTCATCCCCGGACCGGATGGGACAATCGGAAAGATCAAGGTTGATATGGGTGCACCGGTGTTCGACCCTGAACGTATTCCCGCAGCAGTGAAGCATGAACCGCCTGTCATCGACTTGCCTATTGAAGCTGAAGGGAGGCTGTTCCACGCCACCCTGGTGTCTATGGGTAACCCCCATTGTGTAATCTTCGTGGACGAGGACCCTGCTCCGCTTCCTCAACGATACGGACCGTCACTGGAAAAACACGCTCTGTTCCCGGCCAAGACAAATGTGGAGTTCATACGGGTCATAGATCGGACTCGTTTGGAAATGCGGGTATGGGAGCGGGGGAGCGGTGAGACATATTCCTGCGGCACAGGAGCCTGTGCTGCGGCAGTTGCTGCGAACTTGAAAGGATTGACGGAATCCTCCGCAACAGTCGAGCTGTTGGGCGGTGAACTCGAAATTGAATGGAAAGGCAGTTCTAATCCCGTCATCATGACCGGATCGGCAGTCGTTGTGTTTGATGGTAAAATCACTATTTGA
- a CDS encoding type II secretion system protein — MKSRNSQAGFTLLEMAFAVVILALLSAIYLLLVDSYKERRMSEQAAKVLMLAAKAQEDYFAKEKQYFDAEIAGRGIDLYLTAPDGTKTDVLVPGKVVLSMKTTGKERRAFTAYAFFTGSKVLHRYDSQTGKMTSTSRAQDDAG, encoded by the coding sequence ATGAAATCGAGGAATTCTCAAGCCGGGTTTACATTGCTTGAAATGGCATTTGCCGTTGTAATACTGGCATTACTTTCCGCGATTTATCTGTTACTGGTTGATTCGTATAAAGAAAGACGCATGAGCGAACAAGCCGCAAAAGTCCTCATGCTTGCAGCCAAAGCCCAGGAAGACTATTTCGCAAAAGAAAAGCAGTATTTCGATGCGGAGATTGCGGGTCGGGGCATAGACCTATATCTTACTGCTCCGGACGGCACCAAAACGGATGTGCTGGTTCCGGGAAAAGTAGTACTCAGCATGAAAACCACGGGCAAAGAAAGAAGAGCTTTTACTGCATATGCATTCTTTACCGGAAGCAAGGTGCTCCATCGCTATGATTCTCAAACAGGCAAAATGACTTCAACCTCGCGAGCCCAGGACGATGCCGGATGA
- a CDS encoding class II fructose-bisphosphate aldolase, with translation MQLVQGISAEDFKKALSIGRPPNIAKLFPNSNALIVSGKVIDQAMIKKGNAIAIAASVRNGFVIKGAMKAAQRANAAILIEIAKSEGGRDAYCAVNFWNMALLVDQICNEEGITVPVAIHADHYGIKKDKDIDQAKTEIVSMFDAGVTSIAIDASHLPDAENLLASIALNQYVPDWAGYETEVGEIKGKQGLSTVDEALFLIRGLNAHGIFPNWIALNNGTTHGIEASSAGIQVGLTGRIHEALEPYKVSGAQHGTSGNSFDKLREIAQKTRTTKANVATALQMVSWGLTVNEYGNAQLDENGNFIKLQDHGIEDDVWSEMVSFAQEKGWRGGDFKKLNRPFENRLLSQPKAIRERMIKDVEDFVYGLITDVFNGGDTAGLAIETILKAGSYDPGPKAERIEDPAEWTTEKIREKGALINSDKGPEGDFED, from the coding sequence ATGCAACTTGTGCAAGGAATCTCTGCGGAAGATTTTAAGAAAGCTCTTTCAATAGGTCGTCCACCGAACATTGCGAAACTTTTTCCCAACAGCAACGCCCTGATCGTCAGCGGTAAAGTCATCGATCAGGCCATGATAAAAAAAGGCAATGCCATTGCTATTGCAGCCAGCGTGAGAAACGGGTTTGTGATCAAAGGCGCAATGAAGGCTGCGCAACGAGCCAATGCTGCAATTCTCATCGAGATTGCGAAATCCGAAGGCGGTAGAGACGCCTACTGCGCGGTGAATTTCTGGAATATGGCATTGCTCGTGGACCAGATCTGCAATGAAGAAGGAATTACCGTCCCGGTAGCGATTCACGCAGATCACTACGGGATCAAGAAAGATAAGGATATCGACCAGGCAAAGACCGAGATCGTCAGTATGTTCGATGCAGGCGTGACTTCGATAGCAATAGATGCATCTCATCTCCCTGATGCCGAGAATCTGTTAGCCAGTATCGCATTGAATCAATACGTTCCTGACTGGGCAGGTTATGAAACGGAAGTCGGTGAAATCAAGGGGAAACAGGGCCTCTCCACAGTGGACGAAGCACTGTTCCTGATACGCGGCTTGAACGCGCACGGCATTTTTCCCAACTGGATCGCGCTCAACAACGGAACCACTCACGGAATCGAAGCCTCCAGTGCGGGAATCCAGGTCGGACTCACTGGCCGAATACATGAGGCTCTGGAACCGTACAAGGTTTCAGGCGCACAGCACGGAACTTCTGGCAACAGCTTTGACAAGCTCCGGGAAATCGCGCAAAAAACGCGTACCACGAAGGCCAATGTGGCAACGGCGTTACAGATGGTGTCCTGGGGCTTGACAGTAAACGAGTATGGAAATGCACAACTGGATGAGAACGGGAATTTCATCAAATTGCAGGACCATGGCATCGAAGACGACGTATGGAGCGAGATGGTTTCTTTCGCCCAGGAAAAAGGCTGGAGGGGCGGTGACTTCAAGAAGTTGAATCGACCTTTCGAAAATAGGCTGCTCAGCCAGCCTAAAGCAATCCGAGAGAGAATGATCAAAGACGTGGAAGACTTCGTCTACGGCCTTATCACTGACGTGTTTAACGGCGGAGATACCGCTGGGTTGGCAATCGAGACGATTCTCAAAGCGGGTTCCTACGATCCGGGCCCCAAAGCCGAAAGAATTGAAGATCCCGCTGAATGGACAACCGAAAAAATTCGAGAAAAAGGCGCACTGATCAACTCCGACAAAGGACCTGAAGGTGACTTCGAGGATTAA
- a CDS encoding glycosyltransferase family 2 protein, giving the protein MMPFVSVIIPTYNRAHLVQRAIRSVLCQSYTDYEIVVVDDGSTDSTHEIVREAFPEIAVITQLHAGVSAARNKGIQHSTGRLLAFLDSDDEWLPEKLSRQVNLYGSNGTEFICHTDEIWMRNGEPVSQKGIHRKQGGKFFERALERCLISPSSVMISRGLLDQVGWFDPELPAAEDYDLWLRITAFHSVDFVPEKLVVKHGGSGDQLSMTTQAIDIFRIRAITKILANADLQPEYRRAAVKELVRKCRIVALGCSKRGKEHEADTYLELARSYTNSDGEPECSGS; this is encoded by the coding sequence ATGATGCCGTTTGTTTCCGTAATCATCCCGACGTACAACCGTGCCCACCTGGTGCAGCGGGCAATCCGTTCGGTGTTGTGTCAAAGTTACACCGATTACGAGATCGTCGTGGTTGACGACGGATCGACCGATTCCACACATGAGATCGTGCGGGAAGCTTTTCCTGAAATTGCGGTTATTACGCAACTCCATGCCGGTGTTTCTGCTGCACGAAACAAGGGAATTCAGCACAGTACCGGCAGGCTCCTGGCGTTCCTGGATTCGGATGACGAATGGTTGCCGGAAAAGCTCTCGAGACAGGTGAATCTCTACGGCTCGAATGGAACAGAGTTTATTTGTCATACCGACGAAATCTGGATGAGAAACGGAGAACCCGTCTCCCAGAAAGGTATTCATCGTAAGCAAGGCGGAAAGTTCTTCGAGCGGGCTCTGGAACGCTGTCTCATCAGCCCGTCATCTGTCATGATTTCCCGTGGCCTGTTGGACCAAGTGGGATGGTTCGACCCGGAGCTCCCAGCAGCGGAAGATTATGACCTGTGGCTGCGCATAACCGCTTTTCATTCTGTGGATTTCGTTCCGGAGAAGCTTGTCGTCAAACATGGCGGCAGTGGAGATCAACTCTCCATGACTACGCAGGCGATCGACATTTTTCGGATTCGCGCAATTACGAAAATTCTCGCGAACGCTGATCTGCAACCGGAATATCGCCGGGCTGCGGTAAAAGAATTAGTCCGCAAGTGCCGCATTGTCGCTCTGGGGTGCTCAAAACGAGGAAAAGAACACGAGGCTGATACGTACCTTGAACTGGCTCGATCATACACAAACAGCGATGGTGAACCCGAATGCAGTGGATCTTGA
- a CDS encoding ParB/RepB/Spo0J family partition protein, whose amino-acid sequence MNWLDHTQTAMVNPNAVDLDDVTYLIPHFSDIDPLRKSIERVGLINAPVVQMSPSGVIIPVMGRRRMQCLRELGKSEIPAKVLPKHMPVADGFALAFWDNAAHRNFDPATRAYIVKRLLELNSRETIASDFLPVLGVAPKGPRLELLKRIGSMEHSVLKALADARINEKTAALLCDLDSHDRIRLLELMESLHLNTNKIFEVISWLVDLSVVNEKTIDELLARQEVGCILADDSPLVERAERFRNLVRSWKFPELVLREQEFHAWAKNIAQPGISVRPTPMFENPQCVVEVHVHSLDEAESVVDALKRKEESRP is encoded by the coding sequence TTGAACTGGCTCGATCATACACAAACAGCGATGGTGAACCCGAATGCAGTGGATCTTGACGATGTAACGTACCTGATCCCGCATTTTTCGGATATCGATCCTCTCAGAAAGTCCATCGAGCGGGTTGGACTCATCAATGCGCCCGTCGTGCAGATGTCCCCGAGTGGCGTGATAATTCCCGTGATGGGACGTCGCCGCATGCAGTGTTTGCGCGAATTGGGGAAATCCGAAATTCCTGCAAAGGTGTTGCCAAAACATATGCCCGTAGCCGACGGATTCGCTCTGGCTTTCTGGGACAACGCAGCGCATCGGAATTTCGATCCCGCAACCCGAGCATACATTGTGAAACGCCTGCTGGAGCTGAATTCAAGAGAGACCATTGCGAGCGATTTCCTGCCCGTTTTAGGGGTTGCTCCCAAGGGTCCGAGACTCGAGCTTCTCAAACGCATCGGGAGCATGGAGCACTCTGTTCTGAAAGCACTCGCCGATGCGAGGATCAATGAAAAAACGGCAGCGCTCCTCTGCGATCTGGATTCCCACGATCGTATTCGGCTCCTGGAATTGATGGAATCACTTCATCTCAATACCAACAAAATATTCGAGGTCATAAGCTGGCTCGTGGACCTTTCCGTTGTCAACGAGAAGACCATAGACGAATTGCTTGCCCGGCAAGAAGTAGGATGCATTCTAGCGGATGATTCACCACTGGTCGAACGGGCAGAACGGTTCCGCAACCTTGTCAGATCATGGAAATTTCCTGAATTGGTTTTGCGAGAACAGGAATTCCATGCCTGGGCGAAGAACATTGCTCAACCCGGAATATCCGTGCGCCCTACTCCCATGTTCGAGAATCCCCAATGCGTGGTAGAGGTACATGTACATTCATTGGATGAAGCGGAATCAGTGGTTGATGCACTGAAGCGGAAAGAGGAATCGAGGCCGTGA
- a CDS encoding SPL family radical SAM protein has product MNFPIQEIWIDTEAADASLTKNIVRKFPQAKVIETDQKNASRLMRELELAADPFSRGKKILRLIRHRGVFVKPCPGTPEYVCCGLKILHVGQGCPMDCRYCALQAYFNRPVLELFVNVEDLFSDLTQYLKQNGDTFQRLCTGEFTDSLALDNLTGLAPRLVEFFASVPNASLEIKTKTDAIDPLLDVDPKGRVIMAFSVNARGITRRDELRAAPLQKRLEAALRTQKKGYLLAFHFDPIVPLQGWYEEYSSTVDSIFRTVDSSRIAWISLGVLRFVAGLKEVAEARFGKIPYFHDGFLRGLDGKCRLHADRRIEVYSRVADRIRRHAPDARIYLCMESPHVWKKSLGIDMQHDRDLEAYLNSALQKEVRPNQGGTSCKKFLPEPHLKNF; this is encoded by the coding sequence GTGAATTTCCCGATTCAAGAAATCTGGATAGATACGGAGGCTGCAGATGCTTCCCTGACAAAGAATATCGTCAGGAAATTCCCGCAAGCCAAAGTCATTGAAACAGATCAGAAAAATGCCTCACGGCTCATGCGGGAACTGGAATTGGCTGCGGATCCGTTTTCCAGGGGCAAGAAGATTTTACGGCTTATCAGGCATAGAGGGGTTTTCGTCAAACCGTGTCCCGGCACCCCGGAATACGTCTGCTGCGGTCTGAAAATACTGCATGTGGGCCAGGGATGCCCGATGGATTGCCGGTATTGCGCTCTCCAGGCTTATTTCAATCGGCCGGTTTTGGAATTGTTCGTGAATGTGGAAGATCTCTTCTCTGACCTCACACAGTATCTAAAGCAGAACGGGGACACTTTCCAGAGACTGTGCACCGGCGAATTCACCGACTCGCTGGCACTGGATAATCTTACCGGATTGGCACCGCGTTTGGTGGAATTCTTTGCATCCGTGCCAAACGCTTCGTTGGAGATCAAGACGAAGACCGATGCGATAGATCCGCTCCTCGATGTCGATCCGAAGGGGCGTGTGATTATGGCCTTCTCAGTGAATGCACGAGGGATCACCCGGCGCGATGAATTGCGGGCTGCTCCGCTGCAGAAAAGGCTTGAGGCAGCGCTTCGGACGCAGAAAAAAGGATATCTCTTGGCATTCCACTTCGATCCGATCGTTCCCCTCCAGGGATGGTACGAAGAGTATAGCTCAACGGTTGATTCGATTTTTCGTACGGTCGATTCCAGTCGCATTGCATGGATTTCTCTGGGTGTTCTCAGGTTCGTTGCCGGTCTCAAAGAAGTGGCGGAAGCCAGATTCGGAAAAATACCGTACTTTCATGATGGTTTCCTCAGAGGCCTGGACGGCAAATGTCGCCTGCATGCGGATCGTCGCATCGAGGTTTACAGCCGCGTGGCGGACCGCATCAGAAGACATGCTCCGGATGCACGTATTTACCTGTGCATGGAATCGCCCCACGTTTGGAAAAAAAGCCTCGGCATAGACATGCAGCACGATCGGGATTTGGAAGCTTATCTCAATTCAGCCCTGCAGAAGGAAGTAAGACCGAATCAGGGAGGAACTTCTTGTAAGAAGTTCCTCCCCGAACCCCACCTCAAGAACTTTTAA
- a CDS encoding IS701 family transposase, giving the protein MKRSIPDPFGIDEIHFRACFSAPSFRIFVALVVGWVLTMGKHTISQVILTMRLHESKHFASIYRFLGKGRWETDFVSYFVFRMLVETLIAEGIEILVVIDDTLNKHTGKKICGAGWQHDGSLPKHTKQKGYGVCFVIIGLAIRLPGISDRMFCLPYAARLWWPPKAKFNPKSLPYKTKPELGLDLINLTHSWLQEGERLRIVFDLGYCCDTILKARPKNVHITGRLRKDAALFAVLEPAPFTVMGRPRKRGARLPSLETMFQDPNLGWNEIRVFCYGKQTKLLIHQFTALWYHSAGQQPLSIVLCHDPAGHHANMVFFDTDPQAAPQQIIERYAARFSIEMTNRETKNLLGAAEPQCRKETSVTRAPMFAYWAYCFVVLWFVGQFVTAKNLVADPAPWYCRKKSFTFSDMLAAARRSHFSLRIYSKASRINKFEKLNGPRSTRGLDHARIAKL; this is encoded by the coding sequence TTGAAGAGATCTATACCAGATCCGTTCGGGATTGACGAGATTCATTTCAGAGCGTGTTTCAGCGCACCGAGTTTCCGTATCTTCGTTGCGCTGGTGGTCGGTTGGGTGCTCACTATGGGCAAGCACACTATCAGCCAGGTGATTCTGACCATGAGACTCCATGAATCCAAGCACTTCGCCAGCATCTACCGATTCCTCGGCAAGGGACGATGGGAGACTGACTTTGTCTCCTATTTCGTCTTCAGAATGTTGGTAGAAACGCTGATTGCAGAAGGGATCGAGATCCTTGTGGTGATTGACGACACCTTGAACAAGCACACTGGCAAGAAGATCTGTGGCGCGGGCTGGCAGCATGATGGTTCACTCCCAAAGCATACTAAGCAAAAGGGGTATGGAGTGTGCTTTGTCATCATAGGACTGGCGATTCGCCTTCCCGGCATCAGCGATCGCATGTTTTGTCTGCCATACGCTGCCCGCCTTTGGTGGCCGCCAAAGGCCAAGTTTAATCCCAAGAGCCTGCCCTACAAGACAAAACCCGAACTTGGATTGGATCTTATAAATCTGACTCATTCATGGCTCCAAGAGGGAGAAAGACTGAGAATTGTGTTCGACCTGGGATACTGCTGCGATACCATCCTCAAAGCACGACCCAAGAATGTGCACATTACAGGGAGGCTGAGAAAGGATGCAGCTTTGTTCGCTGTGCTGGAACCTGCTCCATTTACAGTGATGGGCAGACCTCGCAAGAGAGGCGCTCGACTGCCCTCCCTGGAAACGATGTTCCAGGACCCCAATCTGGGGTGGAATGAGATTAGGGTCTTCTGCTATGGAAAACAAACTAAGCTCCTGATACATCAGTTCACGGCGCTATGGTATCATAGCGCAGGGCAACAGCCTCTTTCGATCGTGTTGTGCCATGACCCGGCCGGCCACCATGCCAATATGGTGTTTTTCGATACGGACCCTCAGGCTGCACCACAGCAGATTATCGAGCGCTACGCTGCACGCTTTAGCATTGAGATGACCAATCGAGAGACCAAGAACCTCCTGGGTGCGGCTGAACCTCAGTGTCGGAAAGAGACCTCGGTAACCCGTGCCCCTATGTTTGCTTACTGGGCCTACTGCTTTGTAGTGCTTTGGTTCGTTGGGCAATTCGTCACTGCAAAGAACCTCGTTGCCGACCCGGCTCCCTGGTACTGCCGGAAAAAGTCGTTCACCTTTTCAGACATGCTGGCAGCAGCTCGAAGGAGTCATTTCTCGCTGAGAATTTATTCGAAAGCCAGCCGAATCAATAAGTTCGAAAAACTCAACGGCCCGCGCTCCACGCGCGGACTCGACCATGCAAGAATCGCGAAACTATAG
- a CDS encoding nickel-dependent hydrogenase large subunit, producing the protein MARVVVDPIPRIEGHLRIEVEVENGKVKDAWSTGTLFRGLEIILQGRDPRDAHLITQRSCGVCTLVHSLASVRAVEDALKIKVPTNARLVRNLTHAAQNMHDHPVHFYQLCALDWVDVVSALSADPKKTSDLSGAVSGRPQTTKYYEGLKGKLKAFVDSGQLGPFANAYWGHPAYKLPPEANLMAVGHYLDNLRQQVFAAQMTAIWGAKNPHLQGHLPGGVTVAEQLNADRISQYLFLLREQIAFIEEVYIPDLLAVASFYKDWAKIGGNKNFLAYGDFPQSDVEPDSFYFPRGAIVNGELKLVKVDPTKITEEVTRSWYEGDKPLHPSVGETKPLTGDKLKGAVPDTKSKDGKYSWIKAPRYDGQVMEVGPLAQCLVSYTGGNKEIKDTVDGVLKKLEVGPDALFSTLGRVAARGIKCLVNAKAAEKWTMELVENIKKGDTKTFTPYKMDESTNGQGAGMNDVARGSLGHWVNIEKGKIKNYQQVVPSTWNLGPSDGKNQKGPVENALIGTPVADPKKPLEVLRTVHSFDPCIACAVHVIDPKTNEVYKFRVS; encoded by the coding sequence ATGGCAAGAGTCGTCGTTGACCCGATCCCACGAATTGAGGGTCACCTGCGCATAGAAGTCGAAGTCGAAAATGGAAAGGTGAAAGACGCCTGGAGCACCGGAACACTATTCCGCGGACTGGAAATTATCCTCCAGGGCAGAGATCCGAGAGACGCTCACCTCATTACCCAGAGATCCTGCGGTGTTTGTACCCTGGTGCATTCACTCGCTTCTGTCAGGGCGGTTGAAGATGCCCTGAAGATAAAGGTCCCGACCAATGCACGGCTGGTAAGAAATCTTACCCATGCTGCTCAGAACATGCACGATCATCCGGTGCACTTCTATCAACTGTGCGCTCTCGACTGGGTCGACGTGGTTTCAGCGCTCAGCGCAGACCCCAAGAAGACTTCGGATCTGTCCGGTGCAGTGAGTGGAAGACCCCAGACCACAAAATATTATGAAGGTCTCAAGGGCAAACTGAAGGCTTTCGTCGATTCCGGACAACTCGGACCCTTTGCAAACGCATACTGGGGACATCCTGCATACAAGCTTCCCCCGGAAGCCAACCTGATGGCAGTCGGCCATTACCTGGATAACTTGCGCCAGCAGGTTTTTGCCGCTCAGATGACTGCTATCTGGGGTGCCAAGAACCCGCATCTTCAAGGACATCTTCCCGGCGGAGTCACCGTTGCCGAGCAGCTCAATGCTGACCGCATTTCTCAGTATCTCTTCCTGCTGAGAGAGCAAATTGCATTCATCGAAGAAGTCTACATTCCGGACCTTCTGGCAGTGGCTTCTTTCTACAAGGACTGGGCAAAGATCGGCGGTAACAAGAATTTTCTCGCCTATGGCGACTTCCCGCAGTCCGATGTCGAGCCCGACAGCTTCTATTTCCCGCGCGGCGCCATCGTCAATGGCGAATTGAAACTCGTGAAGGTCGATCCCACGAAAATCACCGAAGAAGTGACCCGGTCCTGGTATGAGGGAGACAAACCTCTGCATCCCTCAGTCGGAGAAACCAAGCCTCTCACGGGCGATAAGCTCAAAGGCGCTGTTCCCGACACCAAGTCCAAAGACGGCAAGTATAGCTGGATCAAGGCACCCAGATACGACGGACAGGTCATGGAAGTCGGTCCTCTGGCTCAGTGTCTCGTATCCTACACTGGCGGAAACAAAGAGATCAAAGACACCGTGGATGGCGTCCTGAAGAAGCTGGAAGTCGGTCCTGATGCACTGTTCTCCACTCTCGGTCGAGTTGCCGCTCGTGGCATCAAGTGCCTCGTCAACGCCAAGGCTGCCGAAAAGTGGACTATGGAACTCGTCGAGAACATCAAGAAGGGTGACACCAAAACCTTCACGCCGTACAAAATGGATGAGAGCACCAATGGCCAGGGTGCAGGCATGAATGACGTGGCACGCGGTTCCCTCGGACACTGGGTTAACATTGAAAAGGGCAAGATCAAGAATTACCAGCAAGTGGTGCCTTCTACTTGGAACCTTGGTCCGAGTGACGGCAAGAACCAGAAGGGACCCGTTGAGAACGCTCTTATCGGTACACCGGTTGCCGATCCCAAGAAGCCGTTGGAAGTCCTGCGTACAGTGCACTCCTTCGACCCCTGCATCGCGTGCGCTGTCCACGTGATAGATCCCAAGACGAACGAAGTATACAAGTTCCGAGTTTCTTAG
- a CDS encoding hydrogenase small subunit, with product MDSFIDVPERLALKGVSRRDFMKFCGLMATVLGLPMSFVPKIAHAVAKRPPVVWLHFAECTGCTESFIRSTHPWAADIILDTIDLAYHETIMAAAGDQAEEILEKTVKDNKGKFICIAEGAIPTKDKGVYGKIHGKTFLEIGNHVCKNALATIAVGNCACSGGVAAAKPNPTECKSVAEAIGIKTVNLEGCPPNADNMVATVVHFLLFGKMPAVDDLGRPLFAYGYLIHDNCPRRGHYENEEFVQEFGDEGAAKGWCLLKVGCAGPKTYHNCPKIKWNQGTNWPIEAGHPCIGCSEPKFWDEMAPFYVAK from the coding sequence ATGGACAGCTTTATTGATGTTCCCGAACGGTTGGCATTGAAAGGCGTTTCCCGGAGGGACTTTATGAAGTTCTGCGGACTGATGGCGACAGTCCTGGGACTTCCCATGTCATTTGTTCCCAAAATTGCCCATGCTGTAGCGAAGAGACCCCCGGTTGTATGGTTGCACTTCGCCGAATGCACCGGATGCACCGAGTCTTTCATCCGATCTACTCACCCCTGGGCCGCTGATATCATACTCGATACCATAGACTTGGCCTACCACGAAACGATTATGGCCGCAGCGGGCGATCAGGCCGAAGAGATCCTCGAGAAAACCGTCAAGGACAATAAGGGTAAGTTCATCTGTATCGCTGAAGGTGCGATCCCCACAAAAGACAAGGGCGTGTACGGCAAGATTCATGGAAAGACATTCCTGGAAATCGGCAATCACGTCTGTAAGAACGCATTGGCTACAATTGCAGTCGGAAACTGCGCCTGCTCAGGTGGTGTTGCCGCTGCGAAACCCAACCCCACCGAATGCAAGAGCGTCGCTGAAGCAATCGGGATCAAAACGGTCAACCTCGAAGGGTGTCCGCCCAATGCCGACAACATGGTCGCCACTGTGGTGCACTTCCTGCTCTTCGGGAAGATGCCGGCTGTCGACGATCTAGGTCGCCCTCTGTTTGCTTACGGATACCTGATTCACGACAATTGCCCCAGAAGAGGTCATTACGAGAACGAAGAGTTCGTGCAAGAATTCGGAGACGAAGGAGCTGCCAAGGGCTGGTGTCTGCTCAAGGTCGGTTGCGCAGGTCCCAAGACCTATCACAACTGTCCGAAAATCAAATGGAATCAAGGCACAAACTGGCCCATCGAAGCGGGGCATCCCTGCATCGGATGCAGCGAACCCAAATTCTGGGATGAAATGGCGCCATTCTACGTCGCGAAATAA